The following proteins come from a genomic window of Pararhodobacter sp.:
- a CDS encoding carboxylesterase/lipase family protein, whose translation MTDTPIATTTSGRVSGDRSGGVLRFRGIPFSGRIDGANRIRPATWPERWEGVRPAMTNAAPVPQNPPTYDEKGVAYHAYLNGPRDTVPVSEAGLTLNLWTPSLDPQAKRPIMVYIHGGGFELGSPSSKRTDGSALARNGDVVVMSAAHRLGAPGYLYLDALTDGAVKTANLGLMDLVHLLYWIAENATAFGGDPDRVTLFGESGGGIKIATLAMMPAARGLFQRGICQAGVFGPDAAEGGGSGFMTPEAATERSRLLLDALGVAPTPEAIGALDWQTITQTSARLAKPLGEGPIFWRPVLDDDTISAAAVADPAKALEVALLIGTTTFEGDFFEHTYKSAATLDRLVQRFGARGDAMAAQYKARFKPRAEAETQATGDMMFRWPSLALADHRARAGRATWLYQFDWQRSDPPFRPTHGSEGPFIFGTCDACGFCIGAEDEAQVTKLVQEIWVSFARDGVPADAATGAWARHTAGSNLAHVLRREATTDPDYFQALRSCWSA comes from the coding sequence ATGACCGATACGCCAATCGCAACAACCACCTCGGGCCGGGTTTCGGGCGACCGCAGCGGCGGCGTCCTGCGGTTTCGCGGCATCCCGTTTTCCGGGCGGATTGACGGCGCGAACCGCATCCGGCCCGCCACTTGGCCCGAACGTTGGGAGGGCGTGCGCCCGGCCATGACCAACGCCGCGCCAGTGCCGCAAAACCCGCCCACCTATGACGAAAAGGGCGTCGCCTATCACGCCTATCTGAACGGCCCCCGCGACACCGTTCCCGTCAGCGAGGCGGGGCTGACGTTGAACCTGTGGACCCCGTCCCTCGATCCGCAAGCCAAACGTCCGATCATGGTCTATATCCACGGCGGCGGGTTCGAGCTTGGCAGCCCGTCATCCAAGCGCACCGATGGATCAGCGCTGGCGCGAAACGGCGATGTCGTGGTGATGTCGGCGGCGCACAGACTTGGCGCGCCGGGATATCTGTATCTCGATGCACTGACGGATGGCGCGGTGAAAACCGCCAACCTTGGCCTGATGGATTTGGTTCATCTGCTGTATTGGATTGCCGAGAATGCAACTGCTTTCGGCGGGGACCCGGACCGGGTCACGTTGTTCGGGGAATCGGGTGGTGGCATCAAGATCGCCACGCTGGCAATGATGCCCGCGGCGCGTGGCCTGTTTCAGCGCGGCATCTGTCAGGCCGGTGTCTTTGGCCCGGATGCGGCAGAGGGGGGCGGCAGCGGCTTCATGACGCCCGAAGCCGCGACCGAGCGCAGCCGGCTTTTGCTGGATGCCCTTGGTGTTGCCCCAACGCCCGAGGCCATCGGCGCTCTGGATTGGCAGACCATCACCCAGACCAGCGCACGCCTCGCCAAACCGTTGGGCGAGGGTCCGATCTTCTGGCGCCCGGTTCTGGATGACGACACGATCTCGGCCGCCGCTGTCGCCGATCCTGCAAAGGCGCTGGAAGTTGCTCTGCTGATCGGAACCACGACGTTCGAGGGGGATTTCTTTGAACACACCTACAAGAGTGCGGCGACGCTGGACCGTCTGGTGCAACGCTTTGGGGCGCGCGGCGATGCCATGGCCGCGCAGTACAAGGCGCGCTTCAAGCCCCGTGCCGAGGCGGAAACGCAGGCGACCGGCGATATGATGTTTCGCTGGCCAAGTCTGGCGCTGGCCGATCACCGCGCCCGCGCGGGGCGTGCCACATGGCTCTATCAATTCGACTGGCAGCGCAGCGATCCGCCGTTCCGCCCGACCCATGGGTCGGAAGGGCCGTTCATTTTCGGGACCTGCGATGCCTGCGGTTTCTGCATCGGTGCCGAAGACGAGGCGCAGGTCACGAAACTGGTGCAAGAGATCTGGGTGTCTTTTGCGCGCGACGGCGTTCCAGCCGACGCCGCAACCGGGGCTTGGGCGCGCCATACTGCCGGCTCGAATCTCGCGCATGTCCTTCGCCGTGAGGCAACCACAGACCCCGATTATTTTCAGGCGCTCCGATCCTGCTGGAGCGCGTAA